One segment of Terriglobales bacterium DNA contains the following:
- a CDS encoding DUF1684 domain-containing protein translates to MALALFLLSLPAWAQTPDAAYEAEFKKWQQGQIKDLKENWLPLVGLFWLQEGDNPFGADEHARVFIARDYLLAHEGDFRLSKGQVWFRAVPMSNVRLGKASFREVLMTPAPPGPPTTLAVNTLRMFIIGRGERFGVRVKDLNSPELSKFKGLKTYPLTMAYVVTAQFEPGNGRTMTVPNVLGDRQEVAVAGQVRFKLHGREQTLDAMEGEDGGLFIVFSDLTKKKDTYPGGRFLDISAPKDGKVVLDFNKAYSPPCAFTPYATCPLPPKQNQLQVEIRAGEKYSGHR, encoded by the coding sequence GTGGCGCTCGCCTTGTTTCTTTTGTCGCTTCCCGCATGGGCGCAGACACCGGATGCGGCGTATGAAGCCGAATTCAAGAAGTGGCAGCAGGGGCAGATCAAGGACCTGAAGGAGAACTGGCTGCCGCTGGTCGGGCTGTTCTGGCTGCAAGAGGGCGACAATCCCTTTGGGGCGGACGAGCACGCGCGGGTGTTCATCGCCCGAGACTACCTGCTGGCCCACGAGGGCGACTTCCGGCTGAGCAAAGGTCAGGTGTGGTTCCGGGCGGTCCCGATGTCGAATGTGCGGCTGGGAAAAGCGTCGTTCCGAGAGGTCCTGATGACGCCGGCGCCGCCCGGCCCGCCGACGACCCTCGCGGTCAACACGCTCCGCATGTTCATCATTGGTCGCGGAGAGCGATTCGGGGTGCGGGTCAAGGACCTCAACAGCCCGGAGTTGAGCAAGTTCAAGGGGCTGAAGACCTATCCGCTGACCATGGCGTACGTGGTCACCGCGCAGTTCGAGCCCGGGAATGGAAGGACGATGACCGTCCCCAATGTGCTCGGAGACCGGCAGGAGGTGGCGGTCGCCGGGCAGGTGCGGTTCAAGCTCCACGGGCGCGAGCAGACCCTGGACGCGATGGAAGGAGAAGATGGCGGGCTGTTCATCGTGTTCTCCGACCTGACCAAGAAGAAGGACACGTATCCTGGCGGGCGGTTCCTGGATATATCGGCGCCGAAAGACGGGAAGGTCGTCCTGGACTTCAATAAGGCTTACTCGCCGCCGTGCGCCTTCACCCCTTACGCGACCTGTCCGCTGCCGCCGAAGCAGAACCAGTTGCAGGTGGAGATCAGGGCGGGGGAGAAGTATTCGGGACATCGGTAG